Genomic DNA from bacterium CG_4_10_14_0_2_um_filter_33_32:
TAATTGTCTTTTTGTACCTTTTGCTGCATATAGAGGCCGATCTACACAATACGAACAACTCACTGAAGATACTTTAATAGCTAAAAACCAAATTACCCTTGACGTAGAGATGAAATCTAATTTCAATAATCCGGGCGGTATTACCGTATAAATAAGTTTTGACTATATATAATTATAAAATTTTTAACTCTTACTCCCTGAAGGCAATTGCCTTCTTTTTTCTTGATTTGTTGTGTTTATAATGATAAATTTATGAGCTGTTCATTAATAGAGAAATAAGGGGTTGATGTTATGTCAGACACAAGAAAAATATATGCAGATAAAAATTTAACAGCCAAGGATTTAATTAATAATGTCAAAGAAAAACTTCTTGATATAGAGAACTCTAGCTTACACTTACAAGGCGATAATCTATACAATGCTTACTCTGCATTACTGGAAGTTGAAGATATGATGCATGATCTGATTGATCTTGTAGATGAAGGTACGGAGGATCCTGAATTATCGAAAAAAATCGCTGATTTTACAGAAAATCTTGTTATTATTAGGGCCGACCTTTTGAAGTCTATTCGTACGATTGATTCAATCAGTAAACAAATAACAGATTTTTCTAATGATCCAATTCTAAATAAAATTCCAAATACACTAATTAGAGAAATCATTTAACGCTATTTTTACACCACAGGGTCCATGACCCTTTTTTTATTTCTAAATTAGGTTTGATTTTAAGCCATTCTACTGGTAAAATTGTATTGTTTATGAAGATTATTTTAGCTAAAGAGGCGGGATTTTGTTTTGGCGTAAAACGAGCCACTGAAATGACTCTGAAAACCGCGAAGAGTACCACCTTGTGTACCCTGGGTCCCCTTATTCATAATCCTGAATTTACAAATTATCTGGGTAGCAGAGGTATTTTAATAGTAAAAAATGTAGATAATATTAAATCCGATAGTGTAGTTATCAGGTCCCATGGTGTTACTAAGAACATTGAGGTAAAGATCAGGAAAAAAGGGAAAAAGATAATTGATGCGACATGTCCATTTGTTAAAAGAGTTCAGAAATTAGCAGAAGAATTTGATCAAAAAGGGTATAAAGTTTTGGTATTGGGTGAAAAGGATCACCCTGAGATTGTAGGCATTAGAAGCTATGCACCTAAATCTATTGTAATTAAAAACTTAAAAGATGTACCTAAATTTTCAAAAAATGAGAAAATAGCATTTATTTCTCAAACCACTCAGGACTCAAAACTTTTTGATGACATTGCTAAATCCTTAAAAAGTAAATTTAATAATCTTAAAGCTGTAAAAACCATCTGCAATGCAACAGAAAGCAGGCAAAAAGCAGCTAGACAATTGGCGAAAGAGGTAGATATAATGATTGTTATAGGCGGGAAAAATTCTTCCAATACCACTCGTCTTAAAGAAATCTGTGAAAAAATAACAACAACTTATCATATAGAAAGCGAAAAGGAATTTAAAAAGGAATGGTTTAATTCAGCAGAGACTGTCGGTATCACAGCCGGTGCTTCAACTCCGGATTTTTCAATAAATGCTGTTTTAAGCAAATTAAATAATTATGAAAAAAAGAATACCAAAGCATATTGCTATAATAATGGACGGTAACAGAAGATGGGCAAAGAAAAAAGGACTTATATTTTATAAAGGCCATCAAGAGGGTGTTAAGACATTCAAGAAAATAGTTAAATATTGCAGTAAGATTGGTGTAAAATATCTAACAGTATATGCGTTTTCTACGGAAAATAAGTTAAGAGCAAAAGCAGAGGTTTCTGCCTTATTTAGGATTCTAGAGGATGCATTAGAAAAAGAAGTGCCGGAATTAAACGATAATAATGTTAAGATTAGATTTATCGGCAATATAAAGGGGCTTCCAAAATCTCTTCAAGAAAGGGTAAAAAAATCAGAAGACGCTTTAAGCAAAAACATAGGGTTAATGCTTAGCGTAGCTTTAAACTACGGTGGCAGAGAAGAGATAATACATGCTGCTAAATTGTCAAAAATAATAAATGAAAAAAACATCGGGAATAATCTTTATACCAAAGGCTTGCCTAGTCCGGATCTTTTGATAAGAACTGGCGGCGAGATGAGAATTTCTAATTTTCTTTTGTGGCAATCAGCTTATGCGGAATTGTATTTTACTGATCAGCTATGGCCTGATTTTAATGAAAAGGATTTGACTCAAGCCATTTTGGATTATAATAATAGAGAAAGAAGGTTTGGTAGATGATTGAAGTTTTAGAAAAATTAACCGCTAAACAAATATTTCAGCAAGAACTTTCCAAAAGAGGAAAGTTAATTAAAAAATATCTTATTAATCATTACTTCAAAAAATTATTAGGACCAAAGGATATTTTAGACGGCTCATTAAGTTATCCGTTATCAATGGGGAAAGCCTTAAGACCGGGAATTTTGTTATTTTCTTGCGGAGCTGTCGGCGGCGATGAAAAAATTGCAATTCCTGCTGCAGCTGGGGTTGAAATATCTCATACTTGGACTCTTGTTCACGACGATATTATCGATAACGATGATATAAGAAGAGGTAAGCCTAGCGTTCATCATCAATTTTATAAATTAGCAAAAACAAGGGGTTACTCTGATAAGGAAGCATCTGAATATGGAAGAAATATTGCTATTTTAGTTGGAGATGTTCAACATTCTTGGACAGTTTCATTGTTTATGGATATGTATAAAAAATATAAGCTTGATCCGGCTTTAGTTTTAGAAATTATAAATGAACTAGAAGTAGGAGTAATTCCTAAGCTTATTGAGGGAGAAACTCTTGATATACAATATGAGCGGGAAAAAATTAATAAGCTTAAAAAAGAACAAATTATTGATATGTCTGCTAAGAAAACAGGCCAACTTTATAGTTCTTCGGCAAAAATAGGAGCTATGATTGGTTTAAAAAATACTGACTTTAAGCATCCGATAATTTTAGCCCTTTCTAATTTTTGTTTTAATTGCGGGGTAGCATTTCAGCTTCAGGATGATATATTGGGTTTAATATCAAAGGAATCTAAGTTTGGTAAACCGATAGGGTCTGACATCAGGGAAGGAAAAAGAACGACAATTTTTTGGTTTGCTTATCAAAACGCTAATAGACAAGAGAAACAGCAGCTAATAAAACTTATAGGCGATAAAAAAGCTAAAGAAAATGAGATAAAAAAAGCAATAAATTTACTTATTCGTTTAAAGGGCATAGAAGAAACTCAAAGATTAGCCTTGCAGTATATTCATAAAGCAAAGAATTATTTGAAGGTAGTGCCCGATTCTTTTTATAAGGAATTGCTTGTATCTTGGGCAAACTTTATGGTAGAAAGGAAAATTTAAGTGTCAATTTTAATTTTTATAATTTCGTTTTTATTTGTTTTTGGGATATTGGTTTTTGTTCATGAGCTTGGCCATTTTATAGCAGCTAAAAGATCAAAGATCGAAGTTCAGGAATTCGCCTTTGGTTTTCCTCCCAGGCTTTTTAGTAAAAAAATAGGCGGGACTGAATATTCTATCAACGCAATACCCTTTGGCGGCTATGTTCGTATTTTAGGTGAAGATGGGTCAGAAAAAAATAATCCTAACAGTTTTTCTCACAAAAGTAAGTTAGTAAAAGCAAAAGTATTATCAGCGGGTGTTGTAATGAATACTATTCTTGCTTGGATTATACTTTCATTTCTTTATGCTATTGGATTTTTGCCACTAATTCCTGGAATGGAAAACCATAAAGGTGTTAGTCAGTATTTTAAAGTAGAAAATATCGAAAGTAATTCGCCGGCAATGAAGACAGGTGTTCAAAAAGGCGATGAGATTTTAAGGGTAGATGAGAAGACCATCAATAATGCCATACAATTAAGAGACGAAATGAAACACCGGATTGGTCAGGAAACAAAAGTTGAAATAAAAAGAAATGGACAGATTAAAAATTTTAATGTGATTCCTTTTAAGGATACTATAGAGGGCAAGGAAATAGGTCGCATAGGTATAGAAACTTCGGAGAAAATCAAATCAGATAGTATTTTTTTAGCGCCAGTTTCTGGGTTTCAAGAATTATGGCGATTATCAGTTATAACAATAGTGGGCATAGTGGATGTTTTTTCTAAAATATTTACACAGTTTACTATAAGTCAGGATGTTGTAGGACCGGCTGGGATTGTTTATTTAACCGGTCAAGTAAGCCAATTGGGATTTACTTTTCTTCTTCAGTTTATGGCTATACTTTCAATCAGCTTAGCTTTGTTTAATATTCTGCCCATTCCAGCTTTAGATGGAGGCCATTTATTGTTTTTAGCAATTGAAAAAATTAGAGGTAAAGATATTAGTATAAAATCAAAAAATACAGTAACCATAGCAGGTTTTGTATTATTGATTCTTTTGGTTTTGATAGTGACACCCAGGGATTTAAACCGGTTTGGTATAATAGAAGGAATTAAAAAATTTCTAGGCATATAATATGAAACAATCTGAATTATTTATTAAAACTTTAAAAGAAATTCCAAAAGAGGCTGTCGCCTTAAATCATAAATTATTGATTAAGGCAGGTTATATTGATCAGCTCTCCTCGGGTGTTTTTACTATTCTTGATTTAGGTTTAAAGGTTATATATAAAATAGAGAATATAGTCAGAAAAGAAATGAATAATATTGGCGGTATTGAAATATTAATGCCAGCTTTAATTCCTAGAGAGAATTGGAAAGAGACAGACCGTTGGGATATTGATGTTATTTTAAAAACTAAGAGTAATTACGGAAAGAAAGAATACGGTTTAGGATGGACACATGAGGAGGTAATCACGCCGTTAGTTAAAAAATTTATCCATTCTTATAAAGATTTACCGAAATATATTTATCAAATTCAAACGAAATTCCGTGATGAAGCCCGTCCAAAATCAGGTTTATTTAGGTCTCGAGAATTTATAATGAAAGACCTTTATTCTTTTCACGCTACTGAAAAAGATTTAAACGATTATTACGAAACAGTAAAAAAAGCTTATTTTAAAATTTATGGTATTTTAGGAATCGGGGAAATGACTTATTTAACATATGCCTCAGGTGGAGATTTTTCTAAATATTCTCATGAATTTCAAATGGTTACTCCATACGGAGAAGATACTATTTATATTTGTGATAAATGCAGCATAGCTATTAATGCAGAAATTGTTGAAGGTAAGCCAACTTGTCCTGATTGTAAGAATATTAATCTAAAGGAAGAAAAGGCGATTGAAGTTGGTAATATATTTAAGTTAAAGAACCGATTTTCTAAGCCTTTCGGTGTTAACTTTACCGATAAAGACGGCAATAAAAAAACATCGGTGATGGGTTGTTATGGATTAGGAATTAGCAGGGTTATGGGTGCGATAGCCGAAGTTTATAACGATAAAGAGGGCCTAAGATGGCCATCATCGGTAGCACCTTATGATATACATATGCTTCAACTTGATGACGATGCAAAGCAAGAATCAGAATCAGTATACAAATTATTAGTTAAAGAGGGGATAGATGTTTTATGGGATGATCGTCAAGAAACAGCAGGAACAAAATTAAAAGATGCTGATTTGATTGGTATTCCAATCAGATTGATTGTAAGTTCTCGGACTCTTTCGAAGAAAAGTGTTGAATTGAAAAAGAGAGATGAGGATAAGCCTATAATTGTTTCGAAGAATATGGTTGTTTCGGAAGTCAAAAAAATGTTATAATTATTTTTCTTTGGAGGAAATGTGATAAATAGAATATTAGGTTATTTTTCTCATGACATAGGAATAGATTTAGGAACTGCCAATACCCTTGTTTATGTAAAGGGTAAAGGTATTGTTATTAATGAACCTTCTGTTGTTGCTATAAATAATAAAACCCATCAAATTTTAGCTATAGGGGAAGATGCAAA
This window encodes:
- the ispH gene encoding 4-hydroxy-3-methylbut-2-enyl diphosphate reductase, encoding MKIILAKEAGFCFGVKRATEMTLKTAKSTTLCTLGPLIHNPEFTNYLGSRGILIVKNVDNIKSDSVVIRSHGVTKNIEVKIRKKGKKIIDATCPFVKRVQKLAEEFDQKGYKVLVLGEKDHPEIVGIRSYAPKSIVIKNLKDVPKFSKNEKIAFISQTTQDSKLFDDIAKSLKSKFNNLKAVKTICNATESRQKAARQLAKEVDIMIVIGGKNSSNTTRLKEICEKITTTYHIESEKEFKKEWFNSAETVGITAGASTPDFSINAVLSKLNNYEKKNTKAYCYNNGR
- the uppS gene encoding di-trans,poly-cis-decaprenylcistransferase; amino-acid sequence: MKKRIPKHIAIIMDGNRRWAKKKGLIFYKGHQEGVKTFKKIVKYCSKIGVKYLTVYAFSTENKLRAKAEVSALFRILEDALEKEVPELNDNNVKIRFIGNIKGLPKSLQERVKKSEDALSKNIGLMLSVALNYGGREEIIHAAKLSKIINEKNIGNNLYTKGLPSPDLLIRTGGEMRISNFLLWQSAYAELYFTDQLWPDFNEKDLTQAILDYNNRERRFGR
- the rseP gene encoding RIP metalloprotease RseP, whose product is MSILIFIISFLFVFGILVFVHELGHFIAAKRSKIEVQEFAFGFPPRLFSKKIGGTEYSINAIPFGGYVRILGEDGSEKNNPNSFSHKSKLVKAKVLSAGVVMNTILAWIILSFLYAIGFLPLIPGMENHKGVSQYFKVENIESNSPAMKTGVQKGDEILRVDEKTINNAIQLRDEMKHRIGQETKVEIKRNGQIKNFNVIPFKDTIEGKEIGRIGIETSEKIKSDSIFLAPVSGFQELWRLSVITIVGIVDVFSKIFTQFTISQDVVGPAGIVYLTGQVSQLGFTFLLQFMAILSISLALFNILPIPALDGGHLLFLAIEKIRGKDISIKSKNTVTIAGFVLLILLVLIVTPRDLNRFGIIEGIKKFLGI
- a CDS encoding prolyl-tRNA synthetase — protein: MKQSELFIKTLKEIPKEAVALNHKLLIKAGYIDQLSSGVFTILDLGLKVIYKIENIVRKEMNNIGGIEILMPALIPRENWKETDRWDIDVILKTKSNYGKKEYGLGWTHEEVITPLVKKFIHSYKDLPKYIYQIQTKFRDEARPKSGLFRSREFIMKDLYSFHATEKDLNDYYETVKKAYFKIYGILGIGEMTYLTYASGGDFSKYSHEFQMVTPYGEDTIYICDKCSIAINAEIVEGKPTCPDCKNINLKEEKAIEVGNIFKLKNRFSKPFGVNFTDKDGNKKTSVMGCYGLGISRVMGAIAEVYNDKEGLRWPSSVAPYDIHMLQLDDDAKQESESVYKLLVKEGIDVLWDDRQETAGTKLKDADLIGIPIRLIVSSRTLSKKSVELKKRDEDKPIIVSKNMVVSEVKKML